The Fundidesulfovibrio magnetotacticus genome has a segment encoding these proteins:
- the cimA gene encoding citramalate synthase, translated as MVKVQIYDTTLRDGAQAVDINLTAEDKLRIAQKLDDLGIDYIEGGWPGSNPTDKRFFEDIQALSLKHSRIAAFGSTHMAKHAAENDPNLKALAASQAPVITIFGKTWDRHAVEALRVEPERNLELIGNSLAWLRPRCKELFFDAEHFFDGFRANRDYAMECLKRAHQAGADVLVLCDTNGGTLPCDVRKICDHVTKALPLARIGIHAHNDTDMAVANSLMAVQAGAVQVQGTVNGFGERCGNANLCSIIPTLELKLKRQALPKGRLHLITETSRFVDEVANRVPFARQPYVGESAFTHKAGVHVAAVAKDSSLYEHVQPEKVGNLRQVVLSDMSGQANILFKAKEYGITLEKGSPEVLEILREIKEKEAVGYEYSASEASFELLMRRALGMTRRYFSLVKYRVLDWKQTGCEDPLAEATVMVQVGGHVEHTAAVGLGPVNALDNSLRKALVRFYPKISEIRLLDFKVRVLNAKTKHDSGTASHVRVLITTGDQTDTWTTVGVSHNIIQASWQALEDAVNYKLVMEDKKKQQGKC; from the coding sequence CGCGCAGGCCGTGGACATCAACCTCACCGCCGAAGACAAGCTGCGCATCGCCCAAAAGCTCGACGACCTGGGCATCGACTACATCGAAGGCGGCTGGCCCGGCTCCAACCCCACCGACAAGCGCTTCTTCGAGGACATCCAGGCCCTCTCGCTCAAGCATTCGCGCATCGCGGCCTTCGGCTCCACCCACATGGCCAAGCACGCCGCCGAAAACGATCCCAACCTCAAGGCCCTGGCCGCCAGCCAGGCCCCGGTGATCACCATCTTCGGCAAGACCTGGGACCGCCACGCCGTGGAGGCCCTGCGCGTGGAGCCAGAACGCAACCTGGAGCTCATCGGGAACTCCCTGGCCTGGCTGCGCCCGCGCTGCAAGGAACTCTTCTTCGACGCCGAGCACTTCTTCGACGGCTTCCGCGCCAACCGCGACTACGCCATGGAATGCCTGAAGCGCGCCCATCAGGCCGGGGCCGACGTGCTCGTGCTCTGCGACACCAACGGCGGCACGCTGCCCTGCGACGTGCGCAAGATCTGCGACCACGTCACAAAGGCACTCCCCCTGGCGCGCATCGGCATCCACGCCCACAACGACACCGACATGGCCGTGGCCAACTCCCTCATGGCCGTGCAGGCAGGGGCCGTGCAGGTGCAGGGCACCGTGAACGGCTTCGGCGAGCGCTGCGGCAACGCCAACCTCTGCTCCATCATCCCCACGCTGGAGCTCAAGCTCAAGCGCCAGGCCCTGCCCAAGGGACGCCTGCACCTGATCACCGAAACCTCGCGCTTCGTGGACGAGGTGGCCAACCGCGTGCCCTTCGCGCGCCAGCCCTACGTGGGCGAGTCCGCCTTCACCCACAAGGCCGGTGTGCACGTGGCCGCCGTGGCCAAGGACTCCAGCCTCTACGAGCACGTGCAGCCCGAGAAGGTGGGCAACCTGCGCCAGGTGGTGCTCTCGGATATGTCCGGCCAGGCCAACATCCTCTTCAAGGCCAAGGAATACGGCATCACCCTGGAAAAGGGCTCGCCCGAGGTGCTGGAGATCCTGCGCGAGATCAAGGAAAAGGAGGCCGTGGGCTACGAATACTCGGCCTCGGAGGCCTCCTTCGAGCTGCTCATGCGCCGCGCCCTGGGCATGACGCGCCGCTACTTCAGCCTGGTGAAGTACCGCGTGCTGGACTGGAAACAGACCGGCTGCGAAGACCCCCTGGCCGAGGCCACCGTGATGGTCCAGGTGGGCGGCCACGTGGAGCATACGGCCGCCGTGGGTCTTGGCCCCGTGAACGCCCTGGACAACTCCCTGCGCAAGGCCCTGGTCCGTTTCTACCCCAAAATCAGCGAAATCCGGCTGCTGGACTTCAAGGTGCGCGTGCTCAACGCCAAGACCAAGCACGACTCGGGCACGGCGTCCCACGTGCGCGTGCTCATCACCACCGGCGACCAGACCGACACCTGGACCACCGTGGGCGTCTCCCACAACATCATCCAGGCCAGCTGGCAGGCCCTGGAAGACGCGGTGAACTACAAGCTGGTGATGGAAGACAAGAAGAAGCAGCAGGGGAAGTGCTAG